In a single window of the Mesorhizobium shangrilense genome:
- a CDS encoding acyltransferase family protein gives MRNYKLDSLRGLAAAIVVFHHALHLSNNTVTEQVLLPRLAELSADQLAARLVMSVFSGGVAVYIFFILSGAVLMNSLQREERLDIGAAVRFTGRRVLRIYPAMIVAVIVFALASHVRLPAEVDAPFTLGEVVTNSLLLTHDVNGATWTLQSEMMMVPILLALALLQRLLGLAALVGYLIWAQTALHFGPPFGGFYLNVALMAFGLGALVPTSIARNAVERLPRGSLAGCVAGLVLARFYFPLNDGLGILAILCLGAIMVALLYHDSSPDHVLEHPAPRFLGRISYSLYLSHVLVVFSLFPVFRDLIGETTIADNHLRWGLLCGVIALLLTLPLAALSEIWFERPFIRLGHAIFPGRRGHPTGSGDRLSTAVAGQEAKPSVRPFSAESAERGGSASRVVQPTHNASG, from the coding sequence ATGCGCAATTACAAGCTCGATAGTCTGAGGGGCCTGGCTGCCGCAATCGTGGTGTTTCACCACGCGCTCCACCTTTCCAACAACACGGTGACGGAGCAGGTGCTGCTGCCCCGATTGGCGGAACTGTCGGCCGATCAGCTGGCGGCCCGACTGGTGATGTCGGTCTTCAGCGGCGGCGTGGCCGTCTACATCTTCTTCATCCTGAGCGGCGCCGTGCTGATGAATTCCCTGCAGCGGGAGGAGCGCCTCGACATTGGAGCCGCTGTCAGGTTCACGGGACGGCGCGTGTTGCGCATCTATCCCGCGATGATCGTCGCCGTCATTGTCTTCGCCCTCGCCAGCCACGTCCGTCTACCGGCGGAGGTCGACGCGCCGTTTACACTGGGCGAGGTCGTCACCAACAGTCTCCTGCTGACGCACGACGTGAACGGAGCCACTTGGACGCTCCAGTCCGAGATGATGATGGTCCCCATCCTTCTGGCGCTGGCGCTTCTTCAGCGCCTGCTGGGGCTAGCCGCGCTCGTCGGCTACCTCATCTGGGCGCAGACCGCGTTGCATTTCGGACCGCCCTTCGGCGGCTTCTACCTCAATGTCGCACTCATGGCATTCGGGCTCGGCGCCCTTGTGCCCACCTCCATCGCAAGGAACGCCGTCGAGCGCCTGCCGCGCGGCAGTCTCGCCGGCTGCGTCGCCGGTCTCGTGCTCGCCCGCTTCTATTTCCCGCTCAACGACGGCCTGGGCATTCTGGCAATTCTCTGCCTGGGCGCGATCATGGTGGCGCTGCTCTATCACGACAGCAGTCCAGACCATGTTCTCGAACATCCGGCGCCGCGGTTCCTCGGACGGATCAGTTATAGCCTTTATCTGAGCCACGTTCTGGTCGTCTTTTCATTGTTTCCCGTATTCCGCGACCTCATCGGCGAGACGACGATCGCCGACAATCACCTCCGATGGGGCCTGCTTTGCGGCGTCATCGCGCTGCTGCTTACACTGCCCCTCGCCGCACTCTCCGAAATCTGGTTCGAACGACCCTTCATCCGCCTGGGGCACGCGATCTTTCCAGGCAGACGCGGCCACCCGACCGGTTCCGGCGATCGGCTTTCGACCGCCGTGGCGGGACAGGAGGCAAAGCCATCTGTGCGGCCGTTTTCCGCGGAATCGGCCGAGCGGGGTGGGTCGGCGTCACGCGTCGTCCAACCGACGCACAACGCGAGCGGCTGA